Proteins encoded in a region of the Streptomyces sp. NBC_01471 genome:
- a CDS encoding protein-tyrosine-phosphatase: MTAPEGRGIGASASGGTFRILHVSTGNVCRSPITERLTRHALSDRLGTGLADGLIVESAGTWGHEGAPMEANAATVLADYGADAGGFLGRELLDDHVIRADLVLTATRDHRAQVISMGHSAGLRTFTLKEFTRLVRAIDPATLPDPLDEGVVERARALVRAAAALRGWLLAPTVEADEVNDPYGAPITFFRSVGDEINQALDPVVTALTGVTAPH, encoded by the coding sequence TTGACAGCCCCTGAGGGGCGTGGCATAGGCGCGTCCGCCTCCGGCGGCACGTTCAGGATCCTCCACGTCAGCACCGGCAACGTCTGCCGCTCGCCGATCACCGAGCGGCTGACCCGCCATGCCCTGTCGGACCGGCTCGGCACCGGGCTCGCCGACGGCCTGATCGTGGAGTCCGCGGGCACCTGGGGCCACGAGGGCGCCCCGATGGAGGCCAACGCGGCGACCGTGCTCGCGGACTACGGCGCGGACGCCGGGGGCTTCCTCGGCCGCGAACTGCTGGACGACCACGTGATCCGCGCCGATCTTGTCCTCACCGCGACCCGCGACCACCGGGCGCAGGTCATCTCGATGGGGCACTCGGCGGGGCTGCGGACCTTCACGCTGAAGGAGTTCACCCGGCTGGTACGGGCCATAGACCCGGCGACGCTGCCGGATCCGCTCGACGAGGGTGTGGTGGAGCGGGCGCGGGCGCTGGTCCGGGCCGCTGCCGCGCTCCGGGGCTGGCTGCTGGCGCCGACCGTCGAGGCGGACGAGGTGAACGACCCGTACGGGGCGCCGATCACCTTCTTCCGGTCGGTCGGTGACGAGATCAACCAGGCGCTGGACCCGGTGGTCACGGCGCTCACGGGGGTCACGGCGCCGCACTGA
- a CDS encoding L-threonylcarbamoyladenylate synthase: protein MARRYDTNDATDRTTGLREAASAVRRGELVVLPTDTVYGIGADAFSSEGVADLLDAKGRGRNMPTPVLIGSPNTLHGLVTDFSEQAWELVDAFWPGALTLVAKHQPSLQWDLGDTRGTVAVRMPLHPVAIELLTEVGPMAVSSANLTGHPSPEDCDAAQEMLGDSVSVYLDGGPTPGIVPSSIVDVTGEVPVLLRAGALSAEELRKVVPDLEVAN, encoded by the coding sequence ATGGCACGGCGATACGACACCAACGATGCGACCGACCGCACCACCGGTCTGCGTGAAGCCGCGTCCGCCGTCCGCCGGGGCGAACTCGTCGTACTTCCGACGGACACCGTGTACGGCATCGGCGCCGACGCCTTCAGCTCCGAGGGCGTCGCCGATCTGCTGGACGCCAAGGGGCGCGGCCGCAACATGCCCACGCCCGTCCTCATCGGCTCCCCGAACACCCTGCACGGCCTGGTCACGGACTTCTCGGAGCAGGCCTGGGAGCTGGTCGACGCGTTCTGGCCGGGCGCCCTGACGCTCGTCGCCAAGCACCAGCCGTCACTCCAGTGGGACCTCGGGGACACCCGCGGGACCGTCGCCGTACGGATGCCGCTGCACCCGGTCGCCATCGAGCTGCTCACGGAGGTCGGCCCGATGGCCGTCTCCAGCGCCAACCTGACCGGTCACCCGTCGCCGGAGGACTGCGACGCGGCGCAGGAGATGCTCGGCGACTCCGTCTCCGTCTACCTGGACGGCGGCCCCACCCCCGGCATCGTGCCGTCGTCGATCGTCGACGTCACCGGCGAGGTCCCCGTCCTGCTCCGTGCGGGCGCGCTCTCCGCCGAGGAACTGCGCAAGGTGGTACCCGACCTTGAGGTGGCCAATTGA
- the prmC gene encoding peptide chain release factor N(5)-glutamine methyltransferase, producing the protein MNLLLAEVAQATQRLADAGVPSPRFDAEELAAFVHGVKRGELHNVKDADFDARYWETIARREAREPLQHITGRAFFRYLELQVGPGVFVPRPETESVVGWAIDAVRAMDVVEPLIVDLCTGSGAIALAMAQEVPRSRVHAVELSDDALRWTRKNAEGSRVTVHQGDALSALPELDGQVDLVISNPPYIPLTEWEYVAPEARDHDPEMALFSGEDGLDTIRGIERTAHRLLVPGGVVVIEHADTQGGQVPWIFTEERGWADAADHPDLNNRPRFATARKALP; encoded by the coding sequence ATGAACCTGCTGCTTGCCGAGGTGGCCCAGGCCACCCAGCGGCTGGCCGACGCCGGCGTGCCCTCCCCGCGCTTCGACGCGGAGGAGCTCGCCGCCTTTGTGCACGGCGTCAAGCGGGGCGAGCTCCACAACGTCAAGGACGCGGACTTCGACGCCCGCTACTGGGAGACCATCGCCCGCCGGGAGGCCCGTGAGCCGCTCCAGCACATCACCGGGCGTGCCTTCTTCCGCTATCTGGAACTCCAGGTCGGCCCCGGGGTCTTCGTGCCCCGCCCGGAGACCGAGTCGGTCGTCGGCTGGGCCATAGACGCCGTACGGGCCATGGACGTCGTCGAACCGCTGATCGTCGACCTCTGCACGGGCTCCGGCGCCATCGCGCTGGCCATGGCCCAGGAGGTGCCGCGCTCCCGTGTGCACGCCGTGGAGCTGTCCGACGACGCGCTGCGCTGGACCCGGAAGAACGCCGAGGGGTCCAGGGTCACCGTCCACCAGGGCGACGCCCTGAGCGCCCTGCCCGAACTCGACGGCCAGGTCGATCTGGTCATCTCCAACCCGCCGTACATCCCGCTCACCGAGTGGGAGTACGTCGCCCCCGAGGCCCGTGACCACGACCCGGAGATGGCTCTCTTCTCCGGCGAGGACGGCCTCGACACGATCCGCGGCATCGAGCGCACCGCCCACCGTCTTCTCGTGCCGGGCGGCGTCGTCGTCATCGAGCACGCCGACACCCAGGGCGGCCAGGTCCCGTGGATCTTCACCGAGGAACGGGGCTGGGCCGACGCGGCCGACCACCCCGACCTGAACAACCGGCCCCGGTTCGCCACGGCCCGCAAGGCCCTGCCGTGA
- the prfA gene encoding peptide chain release factor 1: protein MFEAVEELIGEHAGLEEQLADPSVHADQANARRLNKRYAELTPIVSTYRSWKQTGEDIETARELSYEEPEFAAEVKALDKQLEALTEKLRLLLVPRDPSDDKDVLLEVKAGAGGDESALFAGDLLRMYLRYAERVGWKTEIIDATESELGGYKDVQVAVKTKGGNGATEPGQGVWARLKYEGGVHRVQRVPSTESQGRIHTSAAGVLVTPEAEEVDVEIHSNDLRIDVYRSSGPGGQSVNTTDSAVRITHLPTGVVASCQNEKSQLQNKEQAMRILRSRLLAAAQEAAEQEASDVRRSQVRTVDRSEKIRTYNFPENRISDHRVGFKAYNLDQVLDGDLDAVIQACVDADSAAKLAAAQ from the coding sequence ATGTTCGAGGCGGTCGAGGAACTGATCGGCGAGCACGCCGGTCTTGAGGAACAGCTCGCGGACCCTTCGGTCCACGCCGACCAGGCCAACGCGCGCAGGCTCAACAAGCGCTACGCCGAGCTGACCCCGATCGTCTCCACGTACCGTTCCTGGAAGCAGACCGGGGAGGACATCGAGACGGCGCGTGAACTCTCCTACGAAGAGCCGGAGTTCGCAGCCGAGGTCAAGGCCCTCGACAAGCAGCTCGAAGCGCTGACCGAGAAGCTCCGGCTGCTCCTGGTGCCGCGCGACCCCAGCGACGACAAGGACGTGCTCCTCGAGGTCAAGGCGGGCGCGGGCGGTGACGAGTCCGCGCTGTTCGCGGGCGACCTGCTGCGGATGTATCTGCGGTACGCCGAGCGCGTCGGGTGGAAGACCGAGATCATCGACGCCACCGAGTCCGAGCTGGGCGGCTACAAGGACGTCCAGGTCGCGGTGAAGACCAAGGGCGGCAACGGCGCGACCGAGCCCGGCCAGGGCGTCTGGGCGCGGCTGAAGTACGAGGGCGGCGTGCACCGTGTGCAGCGGGTGCCCTCCACCGAGTCCCAGGGCCGTATCCACACCTCGGCCGCCGGTGTGCTCGTCACGCCCGAGGCCGAGGAGGTCGATGTCGAGATCCACTCCAACGACCTCCGGATCGATGTCTACCGCTCGTCCGGCCCCGGCGGGCAGTCGGTCAACACCACCGACTCCGCCGTACGCATCACCCACCTGCCGACCGGTGTCGTCGCCTCCTGCCAGAACGAGAAGAGCCAGCTCCAGAACAAGGAGCAGGCCATGCGCATCCTGCGCTCCCGGCTCCTCGCCGCCGCCCAGGAGGCCGCCGAGCAGGAAGCGTCCGACGTGCGCCGCAGCCAGGTGCGTACCGTCGACAGGTCCGAGAAGATCCGGACGTACAACTTTCCCGAAAACCGGATCTCCGACCACCGCGTCGGGTTCAAGGCGTACAACTTGGACCAGGTGCTCGACGGCGACCTGGACGCAGTGATCCAGGCGTGTGTGGACGCGGACTCCGCGGCCAAGCTCGCCGCCGCCCAGTAG
- the rpmE gene encoding 50S ribosomal protein L31, with protein sequence MKRDIHPEYHETQVSCTCGASFTTYSTLAEGSIRAEVCSECHPFYTGKQKILDTGGRVARFEARFGKKAADSAAK encoded by the coding sequence TTGAAGCGCGACATCCACCCCGAGTACCACGAGACCCAGGTCAGCTGCACCTGCGGTGCTTCGTTCACCACTTACAGCACCCTCGCCGAAGGCAGCATCCGTGCCGAGGTCTGCTCCGAGTGCCACCCGTTCTACACGGGCAAGCAGAAGATCCTCGACACCGGTGGCCGCGTGGCCCGCTTCGAGGCCCGCTTCGGCAAGAAGGCCGCGGACTCCGCCGCCAAGTAG